The Daucus carota subsp. sativus chromosome 2, DH1 v3.0, whole genome shotgun sequence genome includes a window with the following:
- the LOC108206070 gene encoding WD repeat-containing protein GTS1: MEDTAMEIEESSPIPRNSHRVALKNSIQTNFGDDYVFQIVNKDDWTSMAVSLSTNTVKLYSPSTGQFIGECNKHHSSTINQIMFSGDILHSCSSDGTVRAWDTRSFQEISCISAGPSEEVFCFSFGGVGDSLLAAGCKSQILFWDWRTRKQVACLQESHMDDVTQVHFVPENQNKLVSASVDGLMCIFDTSGQINDDDHLESVINVGTSIGKVGFCGKRNQKLWCLTHIETLSVWDWTDSRLEANFEDARSVASNSWTPEHVDYFVDCHYSYEDDSLWVIGGTNNGTLGYFPVKYNGGREILAPEAVLHGGHTGIIRSILPVSSIKGPASQNRGIFGWTGGEDGRLCCWLSDEACDTNRSWISTTLVMKTTKSLRKNRRQPY, from the exons ATGGAAGACACCGCCATGGAGATTGAAGAAAGCTCACCAATCCCCAGAAATTCCCACCGAGTCGCCCTCAAAAACTCCATCCAGACAAACTTCGGCGACGATTACGTCTTTCAAATCGTTAACAA GGATGATTGGACATCGATGGCGGTTTCGTTATCGACTAACACTGTGAAGTTATACTCACCATCCACAGGTCAATTTATTGGGGAATGTAATAAGCATCATTCTTCTACTATCAATCAGATTATGTTTTCGGGTGATATATTGCATTCTTGTAGTTCTGATGGTACAGTTCGGGCTTGGGATACTAGGTCATTTCAAGAG ATATCGTGTATAAGTGCTGGACCGTCTGAAGAGGTGTTTTGTTTCTCGTTTGGTGGAGTCGGGGATAGTCTACTTGCTGCAGGTTGCAAGTCTCAG ATTCTCTTCTGGGATTGGAGGACTAGAAAACAGGTTGCTTGCTTGCAGGAATCCCATATGGATGATGTCACTCAG GTTCATTTTGTCCCTGAGAATCAAAACAAGCTTGTTTCTGCTTCTGTTGATGGATTGATGTGTATTTTTGATACGAGTGGGCAAATCAATGACGATGATCATTTGGAGTCG GTAATTAATGTGGGGACCTCAATCGGGAAAGTGGGATTTTGCGGAAAAAGGAATCAAAAGTTGTGGTGTTTGACTCACATTGAAACACTGAG TGTTTGGGACTGGACAGACTCAAGACTTGAAGCTAACTTTGAGGATGCTCGTTCTGTGGCCTCAAATAGCTGGACACCAGAACAT GTTGATTATTTTGTAGATTGTCACTATTCCTATGAAGATGATAGCCTATGGGTTATTGGTGGCACAAATAATGGCACATTGGGGTATTTCCCTGTGAAATATAATGGAGGGAGGGAAATTTTGGCTCCTGAAGCTGTTCTTCATGGTGGTCACACAGGCATTATCAGAAGCATATTACCCGTGTCTAGCATCAAAGGTCCAGCCTCCCAAAATCGAGGCATATTTGGCTGGACAGGTGGTGAAGATGGCCGCTTATGTTGCTGGTTATCTGATGAGGCTTGTGATACCAATCGATCATGGATATCAACCACATTAGTCATGAAGACAACAAAATCATTGAGAAAAAACAGACGGCAACCTTATTAA
- the LOC108207416 gene encoding uncharacterized protein LOC108207416 yields MDSSIPPEYHDEFSRIAPIFIEPYCRFMQTVRGPAYTPPALEHVHLSPSAKRPLVADSFSHDVVDMTQPSQHISADLTEPSSSRPKKMTVRRPAEHKWLISKRLTQEKMDTIRRDWGWGRGMTVGLEGGIRHDLMFTLAPISMQSLAPGGWLDDRIIYTYMWLLRDREEAIAAEGIHPREPTYYFMDPFFIPLAMEVDYKNMTERVKHFYLKWGSCGVGPAINQVDYIFVPANVNDNHWILMVFAVKKWAIMVLDPYNDKSEYPDEEEAMVLNPSLLFY; encoded by the exons ATGGACTCTAGCATACCGCCAGAGTATCATGACGAGTTCAGCAGGATTGCTCCTATATTTATTGAGCCATACTGCCGATTCATGCAGACGGTTAGAGGCCCGGCATATACGCCCCCGGCGTTGGAGCATGTCCATCTCTCTCCTTCTGCCAAGAGGCCGTTAGTTGCAGACAGCTTCTCACACGATGTCGTTGATATGACTCAGCCGTCTCAACATATCTCTGCAGACCTTACGGAGCCTTCTTCTTCGAGGCCCAAGAAGATGACTGTTCGTCGCCCCGCGGAACATAAATGGCTGATCAGCAAAAGGTTGACACAGGAGAAGATGGATACTATCCGGAGAGACTGGGGATGGGGGAGGGGTATGACAGTGGGTCTCGAGGGTGGTATAAGACATGATCTTATGTTCACGCTTGCCCCTATCTCAATGCAGAGTCTGGCCCCCGGTGGATGGTTAGATGATCGGATCATCTACACATACATG TGGTTGTTACGTGATCGGGAGGAAGCAATTGCTGCAGAGGGCATCCACCCCAGGGAGCCTACGTACTACTTCATGGATCCCTTCTTCATCCCGTTGGCCATGGAAGTGGACTACAAAAATATGACGGAGAGGGTGAAGCACTTCTATTTGAAGTGGGGAAGCTGTGGGGTTGGTCCAGCAATCAACCAGGTGGACTACATATTTGTTCCCGCAAATGTCAATGACAATCACTGGATTCTCATGGTCTTTGCTGTGAAGAAGTGGGCTATCATGGTTCTCGATCCTTATAACGATAAGTCTGAATATCCAGACGAAGAAGAAGCAATGGTACTAAATCCTTCACTCCTCTTCTACTAA
- the LOC135150511 gene encoding protein FAR1-RELATED SEQUENCE 5-like, whose product MEGKEPLVIITDQDQAMAAAIESQLPNTSHLLCSWHISNKFPEKLATYYSKEGFKFDFNNCIYHSLTEVVFEDRWNALVLKYNLEGNTWLQGLYALKHKWVEAYTRNTFSAGQKTTSRSEGMNAYFDAYVGSCTGLKDFVEGAQKALERQFMREKDEDYVTFHRSRCMQMKTAMEHHAASIYTKEMFRRFQKQLVESSKYFVEKDRDRSLEDVQDTFYKCYRPLMRASQRNTYLVKLLPSHYCRLDEEVCGGTTGTFCQTALDKGRQ is encoded by the coding sequence ATGGAAGGCAAAGAACCCTTGGTTATCATAACCGATCAAGATCAAGCCATGGCCGCGGCTATTGAATCACAACTTCCGAACACATCACATTTGTTATGCTCATGGCACATTAGCAACAAATTCCCCGAGAAACTTGCAACATATTATTCGAAGGAagggtttaaatttgatttcaacaattgcatATATCACTCTTTGACTGAAGTTGTGTTTGAAGATCGGTGGAATGCTTTGGTTTTGAAGTACAATTTGGAAGGCAATACATGGCTTCAAGGGTTATATGCTTTGAAGCATAAGTGGGTCGAGGCTTACACAAGAAACACTTTTTCTGCGGGTCAAAAGACCACATCAAGAAGTGAAGGAATGAATGCATATTTCGATGCCTATGTTGGTTCTTGCACCGGTTTGAAAGATTTTGTAGAGGGTGCACAAAAAGCTTTGGAGAGGCAATTCATGCGTGAGAAAGACGAGGATTATGTGACGTTTCATAGAAGTCGTTGCATGCAAATGAAAACCGCTATGGAGCACCACGCAGCTTCCATTTATACGAAAGAAATGTTTCGAAGATTTCAGAAACAATTGGTTGAATCATCTAAGTACTTTGTGGAGAAAGATAGAGATCGGTCCTTGGAAGATGTTCAAGACACGTTCTACAAATGTTATAGACCGTTGATGCGTGCTTCTCAAAGAAACACGTATCTTGTCAAATTATTGCCGTCACATTATTGCCGTCTTGACGAAGAGGTGTGTGGCGGAACTACCGGAACATTTTGTCAAACGGCGTTGGACAAGGGACGCCAATAG
- the LOC108207417 gene encoding protein FAR1-RELATED SEQUENCE 5-like, which yields MDKMFARFEGRKSLKKTKNVDVHDDKVECGHDRDNIKYVEVVDSDDEELVSEEFDESDKMYDDIGSMHESSGNLHDHGEDNVDGDDPIIIPHLNQQFSNLQAGENMFRAYALKNGFAIKIQNTQKRAKDKSIYGRLYVCNLAGETRGKNPVDDDEILIGSLGSVKGKRRRDVLPRSGCKVRMYLVNKKKTSHWEITGLELEHNHQVVIPSKMSLIRREKRVSAAQKNLIKSLHVSGVQPRQQMNIFGKMHGGAEQVGFNSQNLRNVVRDFRKDNMGVNDAQAGLDLLYRLQEESGGKFFIKTLLDDEQRLKCLVWVDPRSLMAYKNFGDVVAFDTTYRTNRYAMPFVPFTGVNHHYQSILFGFALVRDELKTTFE from the coding sequence ATGGATAAAATGTTTGCAAGATTTGAAGGTAGAAAAAGTTTGAAAAAAACCAAGAATGTTGATGTACATGATGATAAGGTTGAATGTGGTCATGATAGAGACAATATTAAGTATGTTGAAGTtgttgatagtgatgatgaggaGTTAGTTAGTGAAGAATTTGATGAAAGTGATAAAATGTATGATGATATAGGTAGTATGCATGAAAGTAGTGGTAATTTGCATGATCATGGTGAGGATAATGTTGATGGAGATGACCCTATTATTATTCCCCACTTGAATCAACAATTTTCTAATTTACAAGCCGGGGAGAATATGTTTAGGGCGTATGCTTTAAAGAATGGTTTTGCAATTAAGATACAAAACACACAGAAGCGTGCCAAAGATAAATCCATATATGGTCGATTGTATGTTTGTAATTTAGCGGGAGAAACTCGTGGGAAAAACCCCGTTGATGACGATGAAATtttgattggtagtcttggtaGTGTTAAGGGCAAACGGCGTAGAGATGTGCTTCCTAGGAGTGGTTGCAAAGTTAGAATGTACTTGGTTAATAAGAAAAAAACAAGTCATTGGGAGATAACCGGTTTGGAATTAGAACACAATCACCAAGTTGTTATCCCTTCTAAGATGAGTTTGATAAGACGGGAGAAACGTGTTAGCGCGGCACAAAAAAATTTGATCAAGAGCTTACATGTTTCGGGTGTCCAACCAAGACAACAAATGAATATATTTGGTAAAATGCACGGAGGAGCGGAACAAGTAGGTTTTAACagccaaaatttaagaaatgtcGTACGTGATTTTAGGAAGGACAACATGGGAGTTAATGATGCTCAAGCCGGTTTGGATTTGTTGTACCGTTTGCAAGAAGAGAGCGGCGGTAAGTTTTTCATCAAGACTCTCCTCGATGACGAACAAAGATTGAAGTGTCTTGTATGGGTCGATCCCCGCTCTTTGATGGCCTACAAAAACTTCGGTGATGTGGTTGCGTTTGACACTACATATCGAACTAATAGGTATGCTATGCCGTTTGTGCCTTTCACCGGAGTCAACCATCACTATCAATCAATACTTTTTGGTTTTGCACTCGTTCGGGATGAATTGAAGACAACTTTTGAGTGA
- the LOC108206733 gene encoding thiamine pyrophosphokinase 2, producing MEAMVHSSSFLLPEIPAGDGDGLKYALVLLNQRLPKFTPLLWKHAQLRVCADGGANRVFNDLPLLFPHETPSDVRTRYKPDVIKGDMDSVRTEVLEFYRNMGTKIVDESHDQDTTDLHKCVAFIRDFHADTEDTLCILVAGALGGRFDHEIGNINVICHFSATRIILLSEDSLIQLLPSARHHEIHIQSSVEGPHCGLIPIGAPSGSTTTTGLQWDLSDTEMRFGGLISTSNIVKGEVITVHSTSDLLWTVSLKKL from the exons ATGGAGGCAATGGTTCATTCTTCATCATTTCTCTTGCCGGAAATTCCCGCCGGCGACGGCGACGGCCTTAAATACGCGCTCGTGTTGCTCAATCAACGCCTCCCTAAGTTCACTCCGCTGTTGTGGAAACACG CTCAGCTTCGTGTATGTGCTGATGGCGGTGCCAATCGTGTTTTCAATGATTTGCCTTTGCTTTTTCCTCACGAAACTCCTTCCGATGTTCGAACTAG GTACAAGCCTGACGTGATAAAAGGAGATATGGATTCGGTACGTACGGAAGTACTTGAGTTCTACAGAAATATG GGGACCAAGATTGTGGATGAATCTCATGACCAGGACACCACCGATTTGCATAAATGTGTTGCCTTTATTCGTGATTTCCATGCAGATACGGAAGATACT TTATGCATTCTAGTTGCTGGAGCACTTGGTGGAAGGTTTGACCATGAGATTGGAAACATCAATGTTATATGTCATTTTTCAGCAACAAGGATAATTCTTCTGTCTGAAGATTCCTTAATTCAACTTCTTCCAAGTGCTCGTCATCATGAAATACATATCCAGAGTTCAGTAGAAGGACCACATTGTGGACTCATTCCAATTGGTGCGCCTTCTGGAAGTACTACCACCACAGGACTTCAATGGGACCTCT CTGATACGGAAATGAGATTTGGTGGGCTAATTAGCACATCCAATATTGTCAAAGGTGAGGTCATAACCGTGCACTCCACTTCTGATCTTCTTTGGACTGTATCCTTGAAGAAATTGTGA